In the genome of Vibrio sp. NTOU-M3, one region contains:
- the ilvD gene encoding dihydroxy-acid dehydratase, with amino-acid sequence MPKYRSATTTHGRNMAGARALWRATGVKDEDFGKPIIAVVNSFTQFVPGHVHLKDMGQLVAREIEKAGGIAKEFNTIAVDDGIAMGHGGMLYSLPSRELIADSVEYMVNAHCADAMVCISNCDKITPGMLMASMRLNIPVIFVSGGPMEAGKTKLSDQIIKLDLVDAMIQGADPKVSDEQSEQIERSACPTCGSCSGMFTANSMNCLTEALGLSQPGNGSMLATHADREQLFLNAGRRIVELTRRYYEQDDESALPRNIATFDAFENAMALDIAMGGSTNTILHLLAAAQEGEVDFDMEDIDRLSRQVPHLCKVAPSTQKYHMEDVHRAGGVMAILGELDRAGLLHNEARTVLGLSMKEQLSKYDIIQTEDQDVLKFYRAGPAGIRTTQAFSQDCRWDRLDDDRTEGCIRTKENAFSQEGGLAVLSGNIALDGCIVKTAGVDESILKFTGPAVVFESQEDAVEGILGGKVKAGDVVVIRYEGPKGGPGMQEMLYPTTYLKSMGLGKECALLTDGRFSGGTSGLSIGHASPEAANGGAIGLVKQGDMIAIDIPNRSISLEVSEQELAERRAKQDELGWKPVDRQREVSFALKAYASMATSADKGAVRDKSKLEG; translated from the coding sequence ATGCCTAAATATAGATCAGCAACCACCACTCATGGTCGCAACATGGCCGGTGCTCGTGCCCTTTGGCGCGCAACTGGGGTAAAAGACGAAGACTTCGGTAAACCAATCATCGCTGTTGTGAACTCATTCACCCAGTTTGTACCAGGCCACGTGCATCTAAAAGATATGGGTCAACTGGTTGCACGTGAAATCGAAAAAGCGGGCGGTATCGCAAAAGAATTTAACACCATTGCAGTCGATGATGGTATCGCAATGGGTCACGGTGGCATGCTTTACTCACTGCCATCACGTGAACTGATCGCCGACTCGGTAGAGTACATGGTCAATGCACACTGCGCGGATGCGATGGTGTGTATCTCTAACTGTGACAAAATCACTCCGGGAATGCTGATGGCGTCAATGCGCCTCAACATCCCAGTGATCTTTGTCTCTGGCGGTCCAATGGAAGCGGGTAAAACCAAGCTTTCTGATCAAATCATCAAACTCGACCTTGTCGATGCGATGATCCAAGGCGCAGACCCGAAAGTATCAGACGAACAAAGCGAGCAAATCGAGCGTAGTGCGTGTCCAACCTGTGGTTCATGTTCAGGCATGTTCACGGCAAACTCTATGAACTGCCTGACAGAAGCCCTTGGCCTCTCTCAACCAGGTAACGGCTCTATGCTGGCAACTCACGCAGACCGTGAGCAGCTATTCCTCAATGCAGGTCGACGTATTGTTGAACTGACCCGTCGTTACTACGAGCAAGACGACGAATCCGCACTACCACGCAACATTGCAACATTTGACGCATTTGAAAATGCCATGGCGTTAGATATCGCAATGGGTGGTTCAACCAACACCATCCTTCACCTGCTAGCGGCAGCGCAAGAGGGTGAAGTCGATTTCGATATGGAAGATATCGATCGCCTGTCTCGCCAAGTGCCACACCTATGTAAAGTGGCACCATCAACTCAGAAATATCATATGGAAGATGTACACCGCGCTGGTGGTGTCATGGCTATCCTTGGTGAACTTGACCGTGCAGGTCTACTGCACAACGAAGCTCGCACGGTGCTTGGTCTTTCAATGAAAGAGCAGCTATCAAAATACGACATCATCCAAACCGAAGACCAAGACGTACTCAAATTCTACCGTGCCGGTCCTGCTGGTATCCGTACCACTCAAGCTTTCTCACAAGATTGTCGTTGGGATCGCCTTGATGATGACCGTACGGAAGGCTGTATCCGCACCAAGGAAAATGCCTTTAGCCAAGAAGGTGGCCTAGCGGTACTGTCAGGTAACATCGCACTAGATGGCTGTATCGTTAAGACAGCGGGCGTTGATGAGAGCATTCTTAAGTTCACCGGCCCTGCCGTGGTATTCGAAAGCCAAGAAGACGCCGTTGAAGGCATCTTAGGCGGTAAAGTAAAAGCGGGTGATGTAGTGGTTATCCGCTATGAAGGCCCTAAAGGTGGTCCGGGTATGCAAGAGATGCTTTACCCAACCACTTACCTGAAATCTATGGGCTTAGGCAAAGAGTGTGCACTTCTAACTGACGGCCGTTTCTCTGGTGGTACATCGGGCTTGTCTATCGGTCACGCTTCTCCTGAAGCAGCAAACGGCGGTGCCATTGGTCTGGTAAAACAAGGCGATATGATCGCAATTGATATTCCAAACCGTTCAATTTCCCTCGAAGTTTCTGA
- the ilvE gene encoding branched-chain-amino-acid transaminase yields the protein MATKSTADFIWFNGKMVPWADANVHVLTHAMHYGTSVFEGVRCYNTPKGPIVFRHLEHAKRLKDSAKIYRFPIPYSVEEIMEATRETLRQNKLDNAYIRPLGFVGNVGLGVCPPVGTEMDLIIAAFPWGSYLGEEALEKGVDAMISSWNRAAPNTIPTAAKAGGNYLSSLLVGGEARRHGYDEGIALSVDGYLSEGAGENIFVIKDGVITTPPATSAILPGITRDSIMTIARDRGYEVREANIAREALYLADEVFMTGTAAEVVPVATIDKIEVGTGKRGPITKELQEAYFGLFNGTTEDKWGWLDYVYPEDAAK from the coding sequence ATGGCAACAAAATCGACTGCAGATTTTATCTGGTTTAATGGCAAAATGGTTCCATGGGCTGACGCGAACGTTCACGTATTAACTCATGCAATGCACTATGGAACTTCCGTATTTGAAGGGGTTCGTTGCTATAACACCCCAAAAGGCCCGATTGTTTTCCGTCATTTAGAGCACGCTAAACGCCTAAAAGACTCTGCAAAAATTTACCGCTTCCCAATTCCATACTCAGTGGAAGAAATCATGGAAGCAACACGTGAGACACTACGCCAAAACAAACTCGACAACGCTTATATTCGTCCACTCGGTTTCGTGGGTAACGTCGGTCTTGGCGTATGTCCTCCCGTTGGTACAGAAATGGATCTCATCATCGCCGCATTCCCATGGGGCTCTTACCTAGGTGAGGAAGCACTAGAGAAAGGCGTAGATGCGATGATCTCAAGCTGGAACCGCGCAGCACCAAACACCATTCCTACTGCCGCAAAAGCGGGTGGTAATTACCTATCTTCGCTACTAGTCGGTGGTGAAGCTCGTCGCCACGGCTACGATGAAGGTATCGCACTCAGTGTTGACGGTTACCTTTCTGAAGGTGCGGGTGAGAACATCTTTGTGATTAAAGATGGCGTGATCACCACTCCACCAGCAACCAGCGCAATCCTACCAGGTATCACTCGTGACTCAATCATGACGATTGCTCGTGATCGCGGTTACGAAGTTCGTGAAGCAAACATCGCTCGTGAAGCCCTTTACCTAGCAGATGAAGTCTTTATGACAGGTACTGCAGCAGAAGTCGTTCCTGTTGCAACTATCGATAAGATTGAAGTCGGCACAGGTAAGCGTGGCCCAATCACTAAAGAACTGCAAGAAGCTTACTTTGGTCTATTCAACGGCACCACGGAAGACAAGTGGGGTTGGTTGGACTACGTATACCCAGAAGACGCGGCAAAATAA
- the ilvM gene encoding acetolactate synthase 2 small subunit: MERYLLDIKADDKPVLLERVLRVIRHRGFIIKQVAATQNHESKVASVEIIVDSDRPISFITKQIEKLWDVRTVEVTQIASDELPNNNLQQKIYA; the protein is encoded by the coding sequence ATGGAAAGATATCTACTAGACATCAAAGCCGACGATAAACCGGTACTGTTAGAACGTGTTCTTCGTGTGATCCGCCATCGTGGCTTTATCATCAAACAAGTCGCTGCCACGCAAAACCACGAAAGTAAGGTGGCTAGCGTAGAAATCATCGTCGACAGTGATCGCCCTATCTCATTCATCACAAAACAAATTGAAAAACTATGGGATGTGCGTACCGTCGAAGTCACCCAAATCGCCAGTGACGAACTACCGAATAACAATTTACAACAAAAGATTTATGCATAA
- the ilvG gene encoding acetolactate synthase 2 catalytic subunit — protein sequence MTGAQLVVAALQQQGIKTVFGYPGGAIMPIYDALYDGGVEHILCRHEQGAAMAAIGMARSTQDVAVCMATSGPGATNLVTGLADALLDSVPIVAITGQVASSLIGTDAFQEMDVIGMSLSCTKHSYLVTDINELAPTLAEAFEVAKTGRPGPVVVDIAKDVQLGEAPVSILPPFTPPALPVASDEDIAKAQALLSQSTRPVLYVGGGVQLGKATDAVREFLRLNPMPAVSTLKGLGTIERHDPHYLGMLGMHGTKAANLVVQESDLLIAVGARFDDRVTGKLDTFAPHAKVIHVDIDAAEFHKLRQANAPVRGDINDILPKLELSQDITPWVQHSESLRSGFKWRYDHPGDLIYAPLLLKQLSDMMPDSAIVSTDVGQHQMWAAQHIQPREPQNFITSAGLGTMGFGLPAAMGAAVARPQDQSILISGDGSFMMNVQELGTLKRRQIPVKIVLLNNQRLGMVRQWQSLFFDGRHSETILDDNPDFVMLAKAFDIPGKTITKKEEVEPALKEMLASKTSYLLHVLIDEEENVWPLVPPGASNTDMLEST from the coding sequence ATGACAGGAGCCCAGTTAGTCGTTGCAGCCTTACAGCAACAGGGAATCAAAACCGTATTTGGTTATCCAGGTGGCGCAATCATGCCAATCTACGATGCCTTATATGATGGTGGGGTTGAGCATATTTTATGTCGCCATGAGCAAGGTGCCGCGATGGCAGCTATTGGTATGGCTCGCTCAACTCAAGATGTGGCCGTCTGTATGGCAACGTCGGGACCAGGCGCAACCAACTTAGTGACGGGCCTAGCGGATGCCCTACTCGATTCTGTGCCTATTGTCGCTATCACCGGTCAGGTCGCAAGCTCGCTTATCGGAACGGATGCGTTTCAAGAGATGGATGTGATTGGTATGTCTCTGTCATGTACTAAACACAGTTACTTAGTTACTGATATCAACGAATTAGCACCAACCTTAGCTGAAGCGTTTGAAGTGGCAAAAACGGGTCGTCCCGGTCCAGTGGTTGTCGATATCGCCAAAGATGTTCAGCTTGGTGAAGCACCAGTTTCCATTCTTCCTCCCTTTACTCCCCCAGCCTTACCAGTAGCTAGCGATGAAGATATCGCTAAAGCTCAAGCGTTACTGTCCCAAAGTACTCGCCCGGTGTTGTATGTGGGCGGTGGTGTTCAGTTAGGCAAAGCCACTGATGCAGTTCGTGAGTTTCTGCGCCTTAACCCTATGCCAGCAGTCAGTACTTTAAAAGGTCTCGGAACCATTGAGCGTCATGATCCTCATTATTTAGGCATGCTTGGTATGCACGGCACTAAAGCGGCCAACCTAGTGGTACAAGAAAGTGATCTGTTGATCGCCGTCGGCGCACGTTTTGATGACCGAGTCACCGGTAAACTTGATACCTTTGCGCCCCATGCAAAAGTCATTCATGTTGATATTGATGCTGCCGAATTCCACAAGCTGCGTCAGGCCAACGCTCCCGTTCGAGGTGATATCAACGATATCTTGCCCAAGCTAGAACTGAGCCAAGATATCACACCATGGGTACAGCACAGTGAAAGCTTACGCAGTGGTTTTAAGTGGCGTTATGATCACCCGGGTGATCTTATCTACGCACCGCTGTTACTTAAGCAGCTGTCGGACATGATGCCAGACAGTGCAATCGTCTCTACCGACGTGGGTCAACACCAAATGTGGGCTGCCCAGCACATTCAACCTCGAGAACCACAAAACTTCATCACCTCTGCGGGTTTGGGCACTATGGGCTTTGGACTGCCCGCCGCCATGGGCGCAGCTGTTGCACGACCGCAAGATCAGTCGATACTTATATCAGGTGATGGCTCGTTTATGATGAATGTCCAAGAGCTGGGAACTCTCAAACGTCGTCAGATCCCAGTGAAAATCGTCTTATTGAATAACCAACGTTTGGGTATGGTTCGCCAGTGGCAATCGCTCTTTTTTGATGGCCGCCATAGTGAAACCATTCTCGATGACAACCCAGATTTCGTCATGTTGGCAAAAGCATTCGATATTCCGGGTAAAACCATCACCAAGAAAGAAGAAGTTGAACCTGCCCTCAAAGAGATGTTGGCAAGCAAAACATCTTACTTGCTTCATGTTTTAATCGATGAAGAAGAAAATGTATGGCCGCTGGTACCACCCGGCGCATCAAACACGGACATGTTGGAGAGCACCTAA
- a CDS encoding YifB family Mg chelatase-like AAA ATPase, which yields MGLAIVHSRASVGVEAPEVTVEVHISNGMPGFTLVGLPETTVKESRDRVRSAIINSRFEFPAKRITVNLAPADLPKEGGRFDLPIALGILAASEQIPTTNLQGKEFIGELALSGELRPVKGVLPAALAAIRTQRSLVVPHNNADQAALVGKECHKSAQTLLEVCSDLCGQQALGLHIQPSTKATPPSGRDLQDIIGQQQGKRALEIAAAGNHNLLFLGPPGTGKTMLASRLCDLLPEMSDDEAMETASVASLTQQEIHANNWKQRPFRSPHHSSSMAALVGGGTIPRPGEISLAHNGLLFLDEMPEFERKVLDSLREPLESGEIIISRAQGKTRFPARFQLIGALNPSPTGYHEGAQARTNPQTILRYLSRLSGPLLDRFDMSLEIPALPKGTLAEGGDRGETTQVVKERVLIAREQMLARAGKVNALLGSREIEHYCHLEKTDAQFLETALHRLGLSIRAYHRIIKVARTIADLAGSEAIRREHLAEALGYRAMDRLLKQLTAQAV from the coding sequence ATGGGATTAGCAATTGTGCATAGTCGTGCCAGTGTAGGTGTTGAGGCTCCAGAGGTGACGGTTGAAGTACATATTAGTAACGGCATGCCGGGGTTCACTTTGGTGGGGCTCCCGGAAACCACGGTGAAAGAGTCTCGCGATCGCGTGCGTAGTGCCATTATCAATTCCCGTTTTGAGTTTCCTGCTAAGCGGATCACGGTGAATTTAGCGCCTGCGGATTTACCAAAGGAAGGAGGGCGTTTTGATTTGCCGATTGCGCTGGGTATTTTGGCAGCATCTGAGCAAATACCAACAACGAACTTACAAGGTAAAGAGTTTATTGGTGAGTTAGCTCTCTCTGGTGAACTGCGTCCCGTCAAGGGAGTATTGCCTGCAGCATTAGCGGCGATTCGAACTCAACGTAGTTTAGTGGTCCCCCATAATAATGCCGATCAGGCTGCATTAGTGGGGAAAGAATGCCACAAATCTGCACAAACATTGCTGGAGGTATGCAGTGATTTATGTGGTCAGCAGGCATTAGGCTTACACATTCAGCCCAGTACAAAGGCCACTCCGCCATCGGGGCGAGATTTGCAAGACATCATTGGTCAGCAGCAAGGTAAACGTGCGCTAGAGATCGCAGCTGCGGGCAATCACAATCTGCTTTTTCTCGGTCCTCCCGGCACGGGTAAAACCATGCTAGCCTCAAGGTTGTGCGACTTACTGCCTGAAATGAGTGATGATGAAGCGATGGAGACGGCGTCTGTTGCTTCGCTCACCCAACAAGAGATCCATGCGAACAACTGGAAACAACGACCGTTTCGATCGCCGCATCATTCGAGCTCGATGGCGGCACTGGTGGGCGGTGGCACAATTCCTAGACCCGGTGAGATCTCTTTGGCGCACAATGGCTTGCTGTTTCTTGATGAAATGCCTGAGTTTGAGCGTAAAGTGCTTGATTCGTTGCGAGAGCCGCTGGAGTCCGGCGAGATAATTATCTCTCGGGCACAAGGAAAAACTCGTTTTCCTGCTCGCTTTCAGTTGATTGGCGCCTTAAACCCCAGCCCGACGGGATACCATGAAGGCGCTCAAGCTCGGACAAATCCACAAACGATTTTGCGCTACTTAAGCCGTTTGTCTGGCCCGTTACTTGATCGGTTTGATATGTCTTTAGAAATCCCAGCATTACCGAAAGGTACTTTGGCAGAAGGGGGCGATCGCGGAGAAACTACACAAGTGGTGAAAGAGCGAGTGTTGATTGCGCGAGAGCAGATGTTAGCACGTGCTGGTAAAGTTAATGCGTTACTGGGAAGTCGCGAAATTGAGCACTATTGTCATCTAGAAAAAACCGATGCGCAGTTTTTAGAAACTGCTTTACATCGCTTAGGGCTTTCCATCCGTGCGTATCATCGGATCATCAAAGTGGCTCGAACGATTGCCGATTTAGCCGGCAGCGAAGCCATTCGTCGAGAGCACTTAGCGGAAGCGCTTGGTTATCGTGCGATGGATCGCTTATTGAAACAGCTTACCGCACAAGCGGTATAA
- a CDS encoding acyltransferase yields MLSYLLLVLNAALVILNSAFCSLAICIIALFKLILPGQRLKAYATAMANKMMWVWATVNAWILKASNRVEWDIQGVEGLKKDAWYLMISNHLSWTDIVVLCCVFKDRIPMPKFFLKQQLLYVPFIGMACWALDMPFMRRYSREYLLRNPAKRGQDLATTRRSCAKFRNTPTTVVNYVEGTRFTEQKQAKSKAGFEYLLQPKSGGIAYTLAAMGEQFDHIIDVTLAYPKNTNKPFKDLLMGKVTKIVVHTELLPVNEKVTGDYFNDKKYKRQFQLWLTDVWHKKDQKLKQINEQ; encoded by the coding sequence ATGCTGTCTTATCTGTTACTTGTATTGAATGCGGCTCTGGTTATCCTTAACTCCGCGTTTTGTTCTCTCGCTATTTGTATCATTGCTTTATTTAAGCTGATATTGCCCGGACAACGATTAAAAGCCTATGCCACAGCGATGGCAAATAAAATGATGTGGGTGTGGGCAACCGTCAATGCTTGGATTTTAAAAGCTTCGAATCGTGTTGAATGGGATATTCAAGGGGTTGAAGGGCTTAAAAAAGACGCTTGGTATTTGATGATCTCTAATCACCTTAGCTGGACCGATATTGTTGTGTTGTGCTGCGTGTTTAAAGACCGCATCCCCATGCCTAAGTTTTTTCTTAAACAGCAGCTGTTGTATGTACCGTTTATCGGTATGGCTTGTTGGGCGCTTGATATGCCCTTTATGCGCCGTTACTCGCGTGAGTACTTGCTGCGAAACCCTGCTAAACGGGGGCAGGACTTGGCAACGACGCGCCGTTCTTGTGCCAAATTCCGCAATACGCCTACAACGGTGGTTAATTATGTGGAAGGCACTCGCTTTACTGAGCAAAAGCAGGCGAAAAGTAAAGCGGGTTTTGAGTACTTGTTACAACCCAAGTCTGGGGGAATTGCTTATACATTGGCGGCGATGGGGGAGCAATTTGATCATATTATCGATGTCACTCTGGCTTATCCAAAAAACACAAACAAGCCGTTTAAAGATTTGTTGATGGGGAAAGTGACGAAAATAGTGGTGCATACTGAGCTGCTGCCTGTGAATGAGAAAGTCACTGGTGATTATTTCAATGATAAGAAATACAAACGCCAGTTTCAGCTATGGCTGACGGATGTGTGGCACAAGAAAGACCAAAAGTTAAAGCAGATTAATGAGCAATAA
- a CDS encoding thiol:disulfide interchange protein DsbA/DsbL — protein sequence MKKLFALFATLMMSLSAHAAQFKAGEHYKVLNLEASKKPVVTEFFSFYCPHCNTFEPVIQQLKKQLPEGVKLQKNHVSFMGGNMGLSMSKAYATMVALKVEDKMVPVMFNRIHNMRKAPKNDEELRQIFLDEGVDAKKFDGAFKGFAVDSMVRRFDKQFQNSGLSGVPAVVVNNKFLVQPPRGFSMDQYFELVNYLLTQK from the coding sequence ATGAAAAAGCTGTTTGCACTCTTTGCAACTCTCATGATGAGCCTTAGTGCTCATGCCGCTCAATTCAAAGCGGGTGAGCACTACAAAGTGCTTAACCTTGAAGCCTCAAAAAAACCAGTAGTGACTGAGTTTTTCTCATTCTACTGCCCACACTGCAACACCTTCGAACCAGTGATCCAGCAGTTGAAGAAACAGCTGCCTGAAGGGGTCAAGCTGCAAAAGAATCACGTGTCATTCATGGGCGGAAATATGGGTTTATCCATGAGTAAAGCCTATGCCACTATGGTTGCACTAAAAGTAGAAGATAAAATGGTGCCAGTGATGTTTAACCGCATTCACAACATGCGTAAAGCACCAAAGAATGATGAAGAATTACGTCAAATCTTCTTAGATGAAGGCGTGGATGCGAAGAAGTTTGACGGTGCTTTCAAAGGCTTTGCTGTTGACTCCATGGTTCGCCGCTTTGACAAGCAATTTCAAAACAGTGGTCTCTCTGGCGTACCAGCCGTTGTCGTGAACAATAAGTTTTTGGTTCAACCACCACGTGGGTTCTCAATGGATCAATACTTTGAGCTGGTTAACTACCTACTCACGCAAAAGTAA
- a CDS encoding serine/threonine protein kinase: protein MPNTAFNFDALTPDFMWYALESIGIRAESGFLPLNSYENRVYQFTDEERQRYVVKFYRPERWSQAQIQEEHDFTLELVESEIPVAPPMRINGETLHHYQGYWFALFTSVGGRQFEVDNFDQLEGVGRFLGRIHKVSSRTQFQHRPTIGLHEYLYQPKEILQQSSFIPMHLENAFFNDLDLLIKALDQRWQNSSQIIRLHGDCHPGNILWRDGPMFVDLDDSRNGPAVQDLWMLLNGERHDKLAQLDIILEAYQEFCDFDHSELKLIEPLRGLRMVHYMAWLAKRWQDPAFPVAFPWFADAKYWESQVLAFKEQIAALDEPPLSLLPQW from the coding sequence ATGCCAAATACTGCTTTTAACTTTGATGCTTTAACTCCAGATTTCATGTGGTATGCCTTGGAGAGTATAGGTATCCGTGCCGAGTCTGGCTTTTTACCTTTAAATAGCTATGAAAACCGCGTCTATCAGTTCACCGACGAAGAGCGACAACGCTATGTGGTGAAGTTCTACCGTCCTGAACGTTGGAGCCAAGCACAAATTCAAGAAGAGCATGACTTCACGCTAGAATTGGTCGAGTCAGAAATCCCTGTCGCCCCACCCATGCGCATCAATGGTGAAACCCTGCATCATTATCAAGGCTACTGGTTTGCCCTCTTTACGAGCGTGGGTGGACGTCAATTTGAGGTGGATAATTTCGATCAGTTAGAAGGCGTTGGACGTTTCTTAGGTCGCATCCATAAAGTGAGCAGCCGTACCCAATTTCAACATCGCCCAACCATTGGTTTACACGAATACCTCTACCAGCCAAAAGAAATTTTACAGCAATCAAGTTTCATTCCGATGCATCTCGAAAATGCGTTTTTCAATGACTTGGATTTGCTGATCAAAGCACTGGATCAGCGCTGGCAAAACAGCAGCCAGATCATTCGCCTCCATGGAGACTGCCACCCGGGCAACATCCTTTGGCGCGATGGTCCCATGTTTGTCGATTTGGATGATTCTCGTAATGGTCCTGCCGTCCAAGACTTGTGGATGCTGCTTAATGGTGAACGTCATGACAAACTGGCGCAACTCGACATTATTTTGGAAGCCTACCAAGAGTTTTGTGACTTTGACCACTCAGAGTTGAAACTAATTGAGCCATTGCGTGGTCTACGTATGGTGCATTACATGGCATGGCTAGCAAAACGCTGGCAAGACCCTGCATTTCCTGTCGCTTTTCCATGGTTTGCTGATGCAAAATATTGGGAGAGTCAGGTGTTGGCTTTTAAGGAACAAATTGCGGCATTGGATGAACCGCCATTGTCACTGCTGCCTCAATGGTAA
- a CDS encoding substrate-binding periplasmic protein, with protein sequence MRCYTHALILIVLLLPTLARAQSLTVICEENMPPFSWTEDNQAKGIAVEVIQAILKELDLSVSVQLYPWARAYRMGLNHSNTLICTMARTKEREQKFKWAGEIFSSPPVLLALRYRTDIHIASFNDLNKFRIGTHRDSFRERYLLSKGLILGESVIPEGSNILNYKKLKKGRVDLWSIPLLLGYYIVHQDGGRHEELVQVAYSLQELPQGQHIAFSLDTDDEVVDAFKRALSEIKNNGTYEKIFNKYMYDE encoded by the coding sequence ATGAGGTGTTATACACATGCACTTATTCTCATTGTTCTACTGCTACCTACTTTGGCTCGTGCTCAGAGTCTAACGGTGATATGTGAAGAGAATATGCCTCCTTTTTCTTGGACAGAAGATAATCAAGCTAAAGGTATTGCTGTCGAAGTAATTCAGGCTATTTTGAAGGAGTTAGATCTATCGGTTTCTGTTCAACTTTATCCATGGGCCAGAGCATATCGAATGGGGTTGAATCACTCCAATACGCTTATATGTACGATGGCACGAACAAAAGAGCGAGAACAAAAATTTAAATGGGCCGGTGAAATTTTCTCTAGCCCTCCTGTTCTATTGGCATTGAGGTACAGAACAGACATTCACATTGCCTCATTTAACGACCTAAATAAGTTCAGAATTGGAACTCATAGAGATTCGTTTCGAGAACGTTATTTATTGAGTAAAGGGTTAATTTTAGGTGAAAGCGTGATTCCTGAAGGCTCGAATATTCTGAACTATAAAAAACTCAAGAAAGGGAGGGTTGATCTTTGGTCTATCCCCCTTTTACTTGGCTACTATATTGTTCATCAGGACGGTGGTCGGCATGAAGAGTTAGTTCAGGTCGCCTACTCACTTCAAGAGCTTCCTCAAGGACAGCATATCGCATTTAGTTTGGATACTGATGATGAAGTGGTAGACGCCTTTAAACGTGCATTGTCGGAAATCAAAAACAATGGTACGTATGAAAAAATATTTAATAAGTATATGTACGATGAGTAA